From one Aquila chrysaetos chrysaetos chromosome 7, bAquChr1.4, whole genome shotgun sequence genomic stretch:
- the TASL gene encoding TLR adapter interacting with SLC15A4 on the lysosome has protein sequence MLSEGYLYGIAYLCEDLNPELYSKSSAEEVVYEMKSINYSSTDEAQGRSFLQRRRSAGRCISSVCSRGSKHSRRQKDNLLQPTQHPAPAGQPSPATHVCQGLARKDTYLVPSSCKSICKNYNDLHIAGDYVVPISSVTTDFTCDSGLGPFLESSEIPPAMESMKVPISSDTSRKPVQGYSSCWRLASLVPHQQPLSDSALNDYLEQKLVELYKQYIMDSTANRASPTQILASELIMTNVDQISMQISRERNMETTKAKDIVISRFLQIASEKISSEISTPSLHISQYSHTNA, from the coding sequence ATGCTGTCGGAAGGTTACCTTTACGGAATCGCCTACCTTTGTGAAGATCTGAACCCTGAGCTCTACAGCAAGAGTTCGGCTGAGGAAGTGGTGTATGAAATGAAGTCCATTAATTATTCTTCCACGGATGAAGCACAGGGAAGAAGCTTCCTTCAGAGACGCCGATCTGCTGGCAGGTGCATTTCTTCAGTCTGCTCTAGAGGTAGCAAGcacagcagaaggcagaaggaTAATCTGCTTCAGCCGACACAGCACCCCGCGCCCGCTGGGCAGCCGTCTCCAGCTACGCATGTCTGCCAGGGGCTGGCGAGAAAAGACACCTACCTGGTTCCGTCTTCCTGCAAAAGCATTTGCAAGAACTACAACGATTTGCATATAGCCGGGGACTACGTGGTGCCGATTAGCTCAGTCACGACGGATTTTACCTGCGACAGCGGCCTAGGCCCCTTCTTGGAGTCCTCGGAGATTCCTCCCGCCATGGAGTCCATGAAGGTCCCCATCTCCAGCGACACCAGCCGAAAGCCGGTCCAAGGCTACTCCTCGTGCTGGCGGCTGGCGAGCTTAGTgccccaccagcagcccctCTCCGACTCAGCCCTCAACGACTACCTCGAACAGAAGCTGGTGGAACTCTATAAGCAGTACATCATGGATAGCACAGCAAACAGGGCATCCCCCACTCAGATCCTGGCCTCGGAGCTTATCATGACTAACGTAGATCAAATCAGCATGCAAATATCACGGGAGAGGAATATGGAGACCACCAAGGCCAAAGACATTGTCATTAGCCGCTTCTTACAAATAGCCAGTGAAAAAATATCCTCAGAAATTAGCACACCCAGTCTGCATATTTCCCAATATAGCCACACTAACGCATAG